One segment of Panicum virgatum strain AP13 chromosome 3K, P.virgatum_v5, whole genome shotgun sequence DNA contains the following:
- the LOC120698101 gene encoding serine/threonine/tyrosine-protein kinase HT1-like has protein sequence MDDEDYSWVRRTRFSQSIVRSSSGREQYGADLKLNGLGTGRRLHRQDLQHLAKGSVLSNSARLPIPKAKSAGPQSERKLKHASSEGQLNRDRSSDRSLRQASPEQNRKGVGMSLDIPQRHAFRPSDDESPDALDFSFHSDEQSQQLQRVCSSPAPFYAQDAATPPADDPRARSASMKGAGEVSKPMPKPKRRAKSPIPKRAISDVFKEAKAATKRFSSPQRQRKPTSPRSPDDSPPFGFASLRTPSKLKINRRTSSWPRRNLDDGPAKVAASDILEKWTVDRSELLIGHRFASGAYSRLFHGIYKEQPVAVKFIRQPDDGEDDELSARLEKQFTAEVTILARLQHRNVIKLVGACNCPPVFCVITEFLSGGSLRAFLRKLERKTLPMEKVILIALDIARGLEYIHLQGIVHRDVKPENILFDGEFCAKVVDFGVACEEAHCNLLGDDPGTYRWMAPEMYKHKPYGRKVDVYSFGLVLWELVTGSLPYEDMTPLQAAFAVVSKNLRPAIPSSCPAAVKFLIEQCWSWQPERRPEFRQIVSILENLKTVLERDGTLNKIPSFICQPQECNDQNKKKVSSWIQRLSYTQPDFSGPPPPKLL, from the exons ATGGACGACGAGGACTACTCGTGGGTGCGGCGCACCAGATTCTCGCAGTCCATCGTCAGGTCCAGCTCCGGCAGGGAGCAGTACGGCGCCGACCTGAAGCTCAACGGATTGGGCACGGGGCGCAGGCTTCATCGCCAGGATCTGCAGCACTTGGCGAAGGGATCCGTGCTCTCCAACTCGGCGAGGCTGCCGATTCCCAAAGCCAAATCGGCAGGCCCTCAGTCGGAACGGAAGCTGAAGCATGCGTCTTCAGAAGGCCAATTGAACCGAGACAGGAGCAGCGATCGCTCGTTGCGGCAAGCATCGCCGGAGCAGAACCGGAAGGGGGTCGGGATGAGCTTGGACATTCCACAGCGGCATGCGTTCCGGCCATCAGACGATGAGAGCCCAGACGCGCTGGATTTCTCCTTCCACTCGGATGAGCAAAGCCAGCAGCTTCAGAGAGTGTGCTCCAGCCCTGCTCCTTTCTACGCGCAGGATGCAGCAACACCGCCAGCTGATGATCCCAGAGCGCGAAGTGCATCCATGAAGGGCGCTGGAGAGGTATCCAAGCCGATGCCAAAGCCGAAGCGCAGGGCAAAATCCCCTATCCCCAAGCGCGCCATCTCTGACGTGTTCAAGGAGGCCAAGGCTGCCACCAAGCGATTCTCCAGCCCGCAACGGCAGAGGAAGCCCACGTCTCCAAGGTCACCTGATGACAGCCCTCCGTTTGGCTTTGCTTCGCTGAGAACACCGAGCAAACTGAAGATTAATAGGAGGACCTCCTCATGGCCGAGGAggaaccttgatgatggaccgGCAAAGGTTGCTGCATCGGATATCCTTGAGAAATGGACGGTTGACCGCTCGGAGTTGCTCATCGGCCATAGATTTGCATCCGGCGCATATAGCCGATTGTTCCATGGGATCTACAAGGAGCAACCTGTTGCAGTGAAGTTTATCAGGCAGCCTGATGATGGTGAGGATGACGAGTTGTCTGCTCGGCTTGAGAAGCAGTTCACTGCAGAGGTTACCATTCTGGCAAGGCTCCAACATCGAAATGTCATCAAG CTTGTTGGTGCGTGCAATTGTCCACCGGTCTTCTGTGTCATCACCGAGTTCCTGTCTGGGGGTTCTTTGAGGGCTTTCTTACGCAAGTTGGAGCGTAAGACTCTTCCCATGGAGAAGGTCATTTTGATTGCCTTGGATATTGCTCGTGGTCTGGAATACATTCACCTGCAAGGAATTGTTCACCGTGACGTGAAACCCGAGAACATTCTATTTGATGGAGAATTCTGCGCTAAGGTCGTCGATTTTGGAGTGGCCTGTGAAGAAGCACACTGCAATTTGTTAGGGGATGATCCGGGTACTTATAGATGGATGGCACCGGAGATGTACAAGCACAAGCCATATGGCCGGAAGGTTGATGTTTATAGCTTTGGACTTGTCTTGTGGGAATTGGTCACTGGCTCACTCCCTTATGAAGATATGACACCACTCCAAGCAGCTTTTGCAGTTGTCAGTAAG AACTTGAGACCGGCTATTCCTTCTAGCTGCCCGGCAGCAGTAAAATTCCTGATTGAGCAGTGCTGGTCCTGGCAACCAGAGAGGAGGCCTGAGTTTCGACAGATTGTTTCAATCCTTGAAAACCTCAAGACAGTACTTGAAAGAGATGGAACGCTCAACAAAATCCCAAGCTTCATCTGCCAGCCCCAGGAATGCAACGATCAGAACAAGAAGAAAGTTTCCAGCTGGATCCAGAGGCTATCATACACTCAACCTGATTTTTCCGGACCTCCACCCCCGAAGTTACTGTAA
- the LOC120698100 gene encoding uncharacterized protein LOC120698100, which yields MVVAEAAAAAGNEMSLSNMVLGFYEEAEREKWATEEAAGGGDGSDDEGAAGGGGGSAESSAFWQEQRSLLHEALAKRSSAERRIQADAEEAVREMRATPGGVCSCASRAAAGAGACRGCALRFVAERLRDAGYNSAICRTRWCRTPEIPSGEHSYVDVVVPTRSGKAVRVVIEPGFRAEFEMARGGAEYRALVAALPEVFVGRSERLRAVVRVMCDAARQCARESGMHMAPWRKHRYMEAKWLGTPERAAPGVPGGATVAAAAVGSPEKPPRFRASMLTLDFGGRTAVEVV from the exons ATGGTTGtcgcggaggccgccgccgccgcgggcaacGAGATGAGCCTGTCCAACATGGTGCTGGGCTTCTacgaggaggccgagagggagaaGTGGGCGAccgaggaggccgccggcggcggcgatggcagcGACGATGAGGGggccgccggcggtggaggaggaagcGCCGAGAGCAGCGCGTTCTGGCAAGAGCAGCGCTCGCTTTTGCAT GAAGCGCTCGCCAAGAGGAGCTCCGCGGAGAGACGGATCCAGGCGGACGCGGAAGAGGCCGTCAGGGAGATGCGCGCCACGCCCGGCGGCGTCTGCTCCTGCGCGAGCCGCGCGGCCGCGGGAGCAGGGGCCTGCCGGGGCTGCGCGCTGCGGTTCGTGGCCGAGCGCCTGCGCGACGCCGGGTACAACAGCGCCATCTGCAGGACCAGATGGTGTCGCACCCCGGAAATCCCATCAG GGGAGCACAGCTACGTGGACGTGGTGGTGCCGACGAGGAGCGGCAAGGCGGTGCGGGTGGTGATCGAGCCGGGATTCCGCGCCGAGTTCGagatggcgcgcggcggcgccgagtaCAGGGCGCTGGTGGCCGCGCTGCCGGAGGTGTTCGTCGGCCGCTCGGAGAGGCTGCGGGCCGTGGTCCGGGTCATGTGCGACGCCGCGAGGCAGTGCGCGCGCGAGAGCGGCATGCACATGGCGCCCTGGAGGAAGCACCGGTACATGGAGGCCAAGTGGCTGGGCACGCCGGAGCGGGCCGCGCCGGGGGTGCCCGGGGgagcgacggtggcggcggcggccgtcggctCGCCAGAGAAGCCTCCCAGGTTCAGGGCGTCCATGCTCACGCTCGACTTCGGCGGCCGCACAGCGGTGGAGGTCGTGTGA